In the genome of Fragaria vesca subsp. vesca unplaced genomic scaffold, FraVesHawaii_1.0 scf0512029, whole genome shotgun sequence, the window TGAGGTAAAATGTGATGATGAACTCAAGCACGAAAGCCTGCAAATTAGATCCACTGGGATCTGTTCCTGCAAAATGGTCTTGACTGTGTTGGAATAAAAGCCTAAGGGTACCACTTGCTAGTGTTGATCCAAGGACTTGAGCAATAATATATGCGGGTACCTGTagagaaagcaaaacaaagttaacaaacaaaacacataatGAATTAGAAGGATAGGTAGTCATCAactgaagttttttttttttttttttttttctttgataacaGCAGGATTGGGATATTGGTTGTCATCAACTGAAGTTGAATTAGAAGGATATAGGTAGTCATCAactgtaaattttatttttcctttattattattattttttttcttttctgaaggaTGGAATTTTGAGTGTGAATGATACTACCTGTCTAATTCATGATCTCAGAGTAGTTGAAATTCATGTCTAATTCATACTTGCTAAAACTAGCTAGTAAACAATGCCTTCTAGGAAACTTGTTATTTTTACACAAATTTTAATCAAGTAGTAACACACTAACACATTTCTCTAAATTAACACATGGATCTCTAATTGGGAAGTTTAAAATCATGGCTTGGTTTTGATTAGCTCACCTCTTTCCATGGGAACCTATGAGTAATAGCAAAAGCAAGAGTAACAGCAGGATTGAAATGGGCACCAGAGATGTGACCAACAGAGTAAACCATAACCATCACCGTCAGTCCCCAAGTAATTGAAATTCCCGGAAATGACACCAGCTTGTCTGTGCTCAAATTCACAATCACAGACCCACAACCAGCAAAGATCAAGAAATATGTCCCCAACACCTCAGCAATAACCTGAATGTACAAAGATCTCAACTTCAGCCATTTGTTGAAACGGTTTTAAAACTAAAGGATCACATTTTTGATTGTGCATGAAACTAATAGTAAGCGAACGTAACAAGATCTATGTCACCTTCTGCATAAAGGGTACAGAGAGAAAGCCATCGCTTGGTTCTTGACTGGTTTTGGAGGAAGGTTTGCCTTCTTCAACATTGAAAAAATGGTTTTCACTACTTTCACCATATTTCTCAACCATGGCTTCGAAGTACTAAAACAGCTAGGTGAAAGATAGAAGGAGCGAGAGAGAACGAAGTGACTGGGAAGGAGAAAATTTGATGTTATAAAAACAAGCTAGGCTTATGATTCATATGAAGGATTTTATAGTTGCAAAGTGTGGCAATGTATTGCTGGTGAAATAGCCAGAAGACGGTCAAGGCTGCTTCAACTTCTCACCGAAATTACAGAGCAGATATTGATGGTTTTCCACGTCTTTTCTAATCACTATAATTAGAGGTATCAGACCGGTAAACGTGCTGGTCCTAAACAAAAGTATTGACGATTTCTGTAAGGTAAGACTACCATCAGTCCATCATACGCATACGTGCAATGTCCGGCCGGAATACGTAACGGAGAATGAGCTTaatgttttttggttttaaatttcaaaaataaataaaagcagAAGAAATGATAAATAAGGTAaggtcatatatatacatgtgttaTATTAGtctattatttctttttgagaatatattttatattaggtCGATCACACAAAATATTTTGGCCAAAATGGATGATGTGAACCCACTCATCTCATTAGAGAGTATGTGCAATATGACAGCTGATCGATGCTTTGCCTAATGCAACATTACTCATTATATGTaaagtcatatatataaatatatatatatatgtatatatatacacacacagtccgtttcagataaggtgcggatttccctccgttcgccaccgtacggcgccgcgcgagggcgcgcctccaccccagcagactccagcagcttccccgacctctttccatccccgacgagtccgctgaattccagttttccggccagattgattttgtttgaagttttgggtgatcttgccaaaaaaactggaattcggcggactcaccggagatggaaagaggtcggggaagctgctggagtccgctagggtggaggcgcgccctcgccggtgccgtacggtggcgaaaggagggacatccgcacggtgcggacgtccgcacctgataacgtctgtatatatatatatatacagcaagCTTCCtctaagggatccctttttggggttatatgagggattaaggattacaccaacttttcgatcaccatttccaatcttaaccgttcaatctcttcatatatatgagtggatcatttctggaaattttcatCCCAATTGGTGATAGTTCagaagttcaatttagttttaatgaccttcaactgttttagtttgacataagctggaccgttcaagatg includes:
- the LOC101296161 gene encoding aquaporin NIP1-2-like — protein: MVEKYGESSENHFFNVEEGKPSSKTSQEPSDGFLSVPFMQKVIAEVLGTYFLIFAGCGSVIVNLSTDKLVSFPGISITWGLTVMVMVYSVGHISGAHFNPAVTLAFAITHRFPWKEVPAYIIAQVLGSTLASGTLRLLFQHSQDHFAGTDPSGSNLQAFVLEFIITFYLMFVVSGVATDSRAVGELAGLAVGSTVLLNVMFAGPITGASMNPARSLGPAIVWSHYKGLWIYLVSPILGALCGALVYNVIRFTDKPLNELAKTSSFLKGVDRI